The genomic region TTTTAATTATTCTGCTTTTATGCTTAGGGAAACAAAGTCTCTTCCTGACGGTTTTAGTTATATTCCTTTACGACAATTCTTTTTTGATTTTCCAGAAAAAAAAGCTGGAGCTGCAAGAGCACATGGTTTTTTGAAACTGAGGGAAATGTACAGATTCTGTCCTTCCTGCGGAGGTGAATTAAAGGATGATTCAGAGTTTACCGCGCGGAGATGTGTAAAGTGCGGCAATCTGCTTTTTCCGCGAATTGAACCGGCCATTATTGTTTTAGTTCATCGGGGAGATGAAATACTTCTTGTACGTAATAAAAGTCATACTAAGAATTTCTGGGCCTGTGTTGCAGGATTTGTTGAGATAGGTGAGACAGTTGAAGATTGTGTTCACAGAGAAGTAAGGGAAGAAACAGGCTTAGAGATAAAGAATGTTGTTTACAGGGGCAGTCAGAGCTGGCCTTTTCCGGATCAGCTTATGCTTGCTTTTACTGCCGAGTATGACAGCGGTGAAATACGAATCCAGGAAGAAGAACTTTCAGATGCAAGGTGGTTTAAGAAGGACTGTCTTCCGGAGATTCCTAAACCGGGATCGGTTGCATGGAATTTAATCAATGACAGGTTTTAAAATAATTGAGGCTGTCGGAAAAGACAGCCTCATGTATATATAGAAACAGACCCCAGCTTTGCTCGAAAGGTCTGGAAGTCATAAAAAAAGCTGCTTGAAATCAAGCAGCTTTTTTTATGATAGGCGTC from Treponema rectale harbors:
- the nudC gene encoding NAD(+) diphosphatase — its product is MKIYTDPDILYDDIYIFDENNIVVKNNVLPEKKEAESICTVKDCREFFSEPDFNYSAFMLRETKSLPDGFSYIPLRQFFFDFPEKKAGAARAHGFLKLREMYRFCPSCGGELKDDSEFTARRCVKCGNLLFPRIEPAIIVLVHRGDEILLVRNKSHTKNFWACVAGFVEIGETVEDCVHREVREETGLEIKNVVYRGSQSWPFPDQLMLAFTAEYDSGEIRIQEEELSDARWFKKDCLPEIPKPGSVAWNLINDRF